In the genome of Flexistipes sinusarabici DSM 4947, one region contains:
- the mltF gene encoding membrane-bound lytic murein transglycosylase MltF — translation MSIRKHKELLIIAILSVFYIFFHIIAEPAGNGTLEDIKEKGKITVIMTNNANVYYSYRDEYMGFEYDLAKKFAEFLGVKLEVITPGWDEMFQALNSGEGDMIAAGVTITKPRKKLADFSEGYLEVQQQIIIHKNNNSIDKIKDLKGKKIHIRPQTSYEQRLEELKSNGLNIDIVFHENMPTEELIRMVAEKEIEVTVADSNIAKLNQRYYPDIRIAFPISEPQQLGWAVRNNSDKLREKINEFFHQIEKNGTFSQIYERYYRNVSIFDYVDIKRFHRRLKTRLPKYKDIIKKAAEKHGFDWRLIAAMVYQESHFNPYARSYTGVRGLMQVTQRTAREMGINNRMKPAQSVKAGVGYLAKIYHRFDEIKDPETKMLFALASYNVGYGHVRDAQDICRKKGWDPEKWSSLKKALPLLRERKYYKNTTYGYARGTEPVRYVRRIMTYYDIIKQKAHE, via the coding sequence ATGAGCATTAGAAAACATAAAGAGCTGCTTATAATCGCGATACTGTCTGTGTTCTATATTTTTTTCCATATTATTGCTGAGCCTGCAGGCAATGGAACCCTGGAAGATATAAAAGAAAAAGGCAAAATAACCGTTATCATGACCAACAATGCTAATGTTTATTACAGTTACCGGGATGAATATATGGGTTTTGAATACGACCTTGCAAAAAAGTTCGCGGAGTTTCTCGGGGTAAAATTAGAAGTAATCACACCCGGTTGGGACGAAATGTTTCAGGCACTCAATTCTGGTGAAGGAGACATGATTGCAGCGGGAGTCACCATAACAAAGCCAAGAAAGAAACTGGCCGATTTTTCAGAAGGATATCTGGAAGTGCAGCAGCAGATTATTATTCATAAAAACAATAACTCCATTGACAAAATCAAAGATTTAAAGGGCAAAAAGATTCACATCCGCCCCCAAACATCATACGAACAGCGCCTTGAAGAATTAAAAAGCAACGGTCTTAATATTGATATCGTATTTCATGAAAATATGCCTACAGAGGAACTTATCCGTATGGTAGCTGAAAAAGAAATAGAAGTAACTGTGGCTGATTCAAATATTGCAAAACTGAATCAGCGCTATTATCCCGATATCAGAATAGCTTTTCCCATATCAGAGCCACAGCAGTTAGGCTGGGCGGTGAGAAACAACAGCGACAAACTGCGGGAAAAAATTAATGAATTTTTTCATCAAATAGAAAAAAACGGAACATTCAGTCAGATTTATGAGCGTTATTACAGGAATGTTTCTATATTTGATTATGTGGATATCAAAAGATTTCACCGAAGATTGAAAACAAGGCTTCCCAAATATAAAGACATTATCAAAAAAGCTGCAGAAAAACACGGATTCGACTGGCGCCTGATTGCAGCAATGGTTTATCAGGAATCCCACTTCAATCCCTATGCCAGAAGTTATACAGGAGTGCGGGGCTTGATGCAGGTTACCCAAAGAACTGCCCGAGAGATGGGGATTAACAACAGAATGAAACCGGCACAAAGTGTGAAAGCCGGAGTAGGCTATCTGGCAAAAATATATCATCGCTTTGACGAAATTAAGGACCCGGAAACAAAAATGTTGTTTGCACTTGCCAGCTACAATGTTGGTTACGGTCACGTAAGGGATGCCCAGGATATATGCAGAAAAAAAGGGTGGGACCCTGAGAAGTGGTCATCCCTGAAAAAAGCTCTGCCTCTTTTAAGAGAGAGAAAGTATTACAAAAATACAACGTATGGATACGCACGGGGAACAGAGCCGGTAAGATATGTCAGACGTATTATGACTTATTACGATATTATCAAACAAAAAGCCCACGAATAA
- a CDS encoding IS110 family transposase: protein MRSFTMKSYEKVVGIDVSKETLSISLYDGKSHISYETRNTVKSFFNDFVKKEKGIDFSKVLFMLENTGVYHLRLATHLSKECGYIVSVANPLVIKRYSQMNLKRAKTDKADARLIAEYGYINGDDWLFSPRDIDYYKIDMKLKAVEDFHKQINMLSNQIEAIEYLPFKDNSTLNAYKKLIENFKKEIKKIEKELDILLREKYVEEYKLLSSIPGVGLKLTGVILGKLNGFANFDRGKDVTSFVGICPSIYQSGTSVNGRGKISKKGNGYMRTILYLCSLSACKYNKSCAELYERLVAKGKPKKVALIAVANKLIRQAFGVLKSGKPYDPDHANNLTLVAKNA, encoded by the coding sequence ATGAGGAGCTTTACGATGAAGAGCTATGAAAAAGTAGTGGGAATTGATGTATCCAAGGAAACGTTGTCAATCAGCTTATATGATGGCAAGAGTCACATAAGCTATGAGACAAGAAACACGGTAAAATCATTTTTTAATGATTTTGTTAAGAAGGAGAAGGGAATAGATTTTTCCAAAGTTCTTTTTATGCTGGAAAATACGGGAGTATACCATTTAAGATTAGCAACCCATTTGAGCAAGGAATGTGGTTATATTGTAAGTGTAGCGAATCCTCTTGTAATAAAGAGGTACTCACAGATGAATTTAAAACGTGCAAAGACAGACAAGGCCGATGCCCGTTTGATAGCGGAGTATGGTTATATTAACGGAGATGATTGGCTATTTTCTCCCCGGGATATAGACTATTATAAGATAGATATGAAACTTAAAGCGGTGGAAGATTTTCATAAGCAGATAAATATGTTGAGTAACCAGATTGAAGCGATTGAATATTTACCTTTCAAAGACAATAGCACACTAAATGCTTATAAAAAACTTATAGAGAATTTTAAGAAAGAGATAAAAAAGATAGAAAAAGAATTAGACATATTGCTGCGGGAGAAGTATGTCGAAGAGTATAAATTGCTTTCGAGTATTCCTGGAGTTGGGTTAAAGCTGACAGGAGTGATTTTGGGCAAATTAAACGGTTTTGCAAATTTTGATAGAGGTAAGGATGTAACGAGTTTTGTGGGTATATGTCCCAGTATTTACCAGTCAGGGACATCGGTCAATGGCAGAGGTAAAATATCGAAGAAGGGCAACGGCTATATGCGGACGATACTGTATTTATGCTCACTTTCAGCTTGCAAGTATAATAAATCATGCGCAGAATTATATGAGAGACTTGTAGCTAAAGGTAAGCCTAAAAAGGTTGCCTTAATAGCAGTAGCGAACAAGTTGATAAGGCAGGCATTTGGTGTATTGAAAAGTGGCAAACCGTATGATCCGGATCATGCAAATAATTTAACTTTGGTTGCAAAAAATGCTTGA
- a CDS encoding ABC1 kinase family protein, whose protein sequence is MWTIKKTFRNLGRVREIFSQVVYYGFGRFLDETNLSSVIGYGKKIVTLGKAKDIEKLPEEVRFRKLLESLGPTFVKVGQFLSTRGDIFPEKFTKELEKLQDEVLPFKYSEAVRQVESNLGKELSSMFKEFSREPVASASIAQVHKAVLHDGTEVAVKVKRPGIETKIEHDLAILIFLAGVAEKYNQEAKNIQLLEVTQEFADQLNKELNFVLEANYIEKFRDYFSKNDNIFIPQVMWEYTDMDVLTMEFVKGTPIDNIKELEEKDIDMVKLSETGVDFYLKQVFEFGFFHADPHPGNFLVTDKGETAILDFGIIGKVDRKLLEHLSAVFLGLINFDIESIIEEMVSFGLIDRDADLRKIQRDMMDVILPVYGQNIGNVDVVLLLNDIIDIGRKHYFKFPIDYLLIFKTFSFLESSGRKLNPDFNFLNFAEPYAKKILLKKYSPSYLFNDFREISSNYSDVLRRAPKDYKILVDKLKEDDLSINFIHRNLDVMSREMDRSANRLSFSIIIAAIVLSSSLFILADVGPKILDIPFLGLFGFVIASFLGLGLAIGIFKSGKL, encoded by the coding sequence ATGTGGACAATAAAAAAGACCTTCAGAAACCTTGGAAGAGTGAGGGAGATATTTTCCCAGGTGGTTTATTACGGTTTCGGACGTTTTCTGGATGAAACCAACCTGTCATCTGTAATCGGCTACGGGAAAAAAATAGTTACTCTGGGCAAAGCTAAAGATATTGAAAAACTGCCGGAAGAGGTACGTTTCAGAAAACTGCTTGAAAGTCTGGGGCCCACTTTTGTAAAAGTGGGGCAATTTCTCAGTACAAGAGGGGATATTTTTCCTGAGAAGTTTACCAAAGAACTGGAAAAACTTCAGGATGAAGTATTGCCGTTCAAATACAGTGAAGCTGTCAGGCAAGTTGAATCAAACTTGGGTAAAGAACTTTCGTCTATGTTTAAGGAATTTTCCAGAGAGCCCGTCGCCTCTGCTTCAATAGCTCAGGTGCACAAAGCTGTTCTCCACGACGGCACTGAAGTGGCTGTAAAAGTAAAAAGACCCGGAATTGAAACGAAGATAGAGCACGACCTGGCTATTCTTATATTTTTGGCAGGGGTGGCAGAAAAATACAATCAAGAGGCAAAAAACATACAACTTCTCGAAGTTACACAGGAATTTGCCGATCAGCTGAATAAAGAACTGAATTTTGTACTTGAAGCCAATTATATTGAAAAATTCAGGGACTATTTTTCAAAAAATGACAATATTTTTATCCCGCAGGTTATGTGGGAATATACGGATATGGATGTACTTACCATGGAATTTGTCAAAGGTACACCTATTGACAATATTAAGGAGCTTGAAGAGAAAGATATTGATATGGTCAAGCTGTCGGAAACAGGCGTGGATTTTTACCTGAAACAGGTTTTCGAGTTCGGGTTCTTTCACGCCGATCCGCATCCGGGGAATTTTCTGGTAACGGACAAAGGTGAGACTGCAATCCTTGACTTCGGTATAATAGGAAAAGTTGACAGGAAGCTTCTTGAGCACCTGAGTGCTGTTTTCCTTGGTCTTATCAATTTTGATATTGAATCCATTATAGAGGAGATGGTTTCTTTCGGGCTTATCGACAGAGACGCCGACTTGAGAAAAATTCAAAGGGATATGATGGACGTTATACTCCCTGTTTACGGTCAGAATATTGGCAATGTAGATGTTGTGCTGCTGTTAAATGATATAATAGATATCGGCAGAAAACATTATTTTAAATTTCCTATCGATTATCTTTTAATTTTTAAAACGTTTTCATTTCTCGAATCATCAGGACGGAAACTTAATCCGGACTTTAATTTTCTGAATTTTGCCGAACCGTATGCAAAAAAAATTCTGCTGAAAAAATACAGCCCCTCATATCTTTTCAATGACTTCAGAGAAATCTCCTCAAATTACAGCGATGTTTTGAGAAGGGCGCCCAAGGACTACAAAATTCTTGTGGACAAACTTAAAGAAGACGACCTGAGTATTAATTTTATACACAGAAATCTGGATGTTATGTCCAGGGAAATGGACAGGTCGGCAAACAGACTTTCCTTCAGTATTATTATTGCAGCGATTGTTTTGTCATCTTCCCTTTTTATCCTGGCGGATGTTGGTCCCAAGATACTGGATATTCCGTTTCTCGGGCTCTTCGGTTTTGTTATCGCTTCCTTTCTCGGATTGGGACTGGCCATCGGAATTTTCAAGTCGGGGAAACTGTAA
- a CDS encoding ribonuclease J — protein MSFDVTFLGGAGVIGMNMYLYESSDTALIVDCGVMFADYSCPGVDYIIPDFRYLYKKREKLKALLLSHGHEDHIGGVPYLLKDFNIPVYSGELTLKFLKAKLGEHKIKGDLNAIMPGKSFKVGDFTVSFNPVNHSIPETYSVLLCSNDFSFLHCSDFKIDDTPVSGEPFNRKLYKKIGSKGIDAVLIDSTNVFEKGKTVSENSLKNNLLEIFRGIKARIFFTTFSSNIDRIKQVLEVCSQLDRKVVFEGRSILKNTLLGNEAGYLPFPEDTVLKLSEAKDLPDNRICYIVSGCQGEAGSSLFKIVSRERKKLQIQEGDTVVISSRVIPGNEKNLNALMNQVAFYGGYVVDMDEGGIHASGHAGREDIKEFISLVRPKKVIPVHGEFRHQKAVCKMVMEDNLAEECIFAITGEKLVFSDDKKNVFTEEVEIEKRYVDTRGDFLFSEEQLKERRQMARDGVVIINAYSVDEKVDIDTTGFVLSNNSFFRLRKFLSENLILLNDVIKDDKNKLAEMAMKLTKTFFKKNMDRRPVIKVFIRGEKWN, from the coding sequence ATGTCTTTTGATGTAACTTTTCTGGGCGGGGCCGGTGTTATCGGCATGAATATGTATTTGTACGAATCCTCAGATACAGCACTCATAGTGGACTGTGGTGTTATGTTTGCCGATTATTCCTGTCCGGGGGTGGATTATATCATTCCGGATTTCAGATATCTTTACAAAAAAAGAGAAAAATTGAAAGCCCTCCTGCTTTCCCACGGACACGAGGATCATATAGGCGGTGTACCTTACCTGCTTAAAGATTTTAATATACCTGTATACAGCGGGGAACTGACACTTAAGTTTTTAAAGGCAAAGCTCGGTGAGCATAAAATTAAAGGTGATTTAAATGCAATTATGCCGGGGAAATCTTTCAAAGTCGGTGATTTTACTGTCAGCTTTAACCCTGTCAATCATTCCATTCCGGAAACGTACAGTGTACTTCTCTGTTCAAATGATTTTTCCTTTCTACACTGCTCAGATTTTAAAATAGATGATACTCCGGTAAGCGGCGAGCCCTTTAACAGAAAGCTTTATAAAAAAATCGGCAGTAAAGGTATAGATGCTGTTTTAATAGATTCCACAAATGTATTTGAAAAAGGGAAAACTGTGTCAGAAAACAGTTTAAAGAATAACCTGCTTGAAATTTTCCGCGGAATAAAAGCAAGGATATTTTTCACTACATTCTCATCCAATATCGACAGAATAAAACAGGTACTGGAAGTTTGCAGCCAGCTCGACAGAAAAGTTGTCTTTGAGGGGAGATCGATTTTAAAAAATACACTTCTCGGGAATGAAGCCGGTTATCTGCCTTTTCCTGAAGATACCGTGCTTAAGCTGTCTGAGGCAAAGGATCTGCCTGATAACAGAATCTGCTACATTGTATCCGGCTGCCAGGGGGAAGCTGGAAGCAGTCTTTTTAAAATTGTTTCCAGGGAGCGGAAAAAATTGCAGATTCAGGAAGGTGATACGGTTGTTATTTCTTCCAGAGTGATACCGGGCAATGAGAAAAATCTGAATGCTCTTATGAACCAGGTTGCTTTTTACGGAGGATATGTTGTGGATATGGATGAAGGGGGGATCCATGCGTCAGGGCATGCAGGAAGAGAAGATATAAAGGAATTTATCTCACTTGTAAGGCCGAAAAAGGTTATCCCTGTACACGGAGAATTCCGTCATCAAAAGGCGGTGTGCAAAATGGTAATGGAAGATAATCTTGCAGAAGAATGTATATTTGCAATTACAGGAGAAAAGCTGGTTTTCAGTGATGACAAAAAAAATGTTTTTACCGAAGAGGTTGAGATTGAAAAGCGGTATGTGGATACGAGGGGAGATTTTCTTTTCAGTGAAGAGCAGCTGAAAGAAAGACGGCAAATGGCAAGGGACGGTGTTGTGATAATTAACGCTTATTCTGTTGATGAAAAGGTTGATATAGATACAACCGGTTTTGTCCTCAGTAATAATTCTTTTTTCAGATTAAGAAAGTTTTTGAGCGAGAATCTAATATTATTGAATGATGTTATAAAAGATGATAAAAACAAACTTGCCGAAATGGCAATGAAACTTACAAAGACATTTTTCAAAAAGAATATGGACAGAAGGCCGGTTATTAAGGTTTTTATCCGGGGGGAAAAATGGAACTGA
- a CDS encoding undecaprenyl-diphosphate phosphatase — MELIQYIMLGVLQGLTEFLPVSSSGHLVIAQSLIKDFQQPGLLLDVLVHFATFCAVLIYFRKKIFKLLKALAGFVFLKYRITYFENRNMLWGVIVASIPTAIIGLYLERISELLFSSTTYVGYALIFTSLLLVFSDRVTARGDINTPKSLLVGIMQGIAVIPGISRSGSTIAVALFLNIKRQEAAEFSFIMALPAVFGATILQAKHLNSLDSLMIFPYLTAMVAAFFSGLFAIFLMMKLVRKARLAYFAIYCLILGIITIIWL, encoded by the coding sequence ATGGAACTGATCCAGTATATTATGTTGGGGGTCCTGCAGGGTTTGACCGAGTTTCTGCCGGTGAGCAGTTCGGGGCACCTTGTGATAGCACAGTCTCTTATTAAAGATTTTCAGCAGCCGGGGCTTCTGTTGGATGTTTTGGTTCATTTCGCGACATTTTGTGCCGTTCTTATTTATTTCCGCAAAAAAATATTTAAGCTTTTAAAGGCATTGGCAGGTTTTGTGTTTCTTAAGTACCGTATCACTTATTTTGAAAACAGAAATATGCTGTGGGGGGTTATTGTCGCTTCGATTCCCACTGCAATAATCGGTTTGTATCTTGAAAGAATTTCAGAGTTACTCTTTTCCTCAACCACTTATGTGGGTTATGCTCTTATTTTTACCTCTCTTCTCCTTGTGTTTTCCGACAGGGTTACCGCAAGAGGGGATATAAACACTCCCAAGTCGCTGCTGGTGGGTATTATGCAGGGTATAGCCGTTATTCCGGGAATTTCCCGGTCGGGCTCAACCATTGCAGTGGCGCTGTTTCTGAATATCAAAAGACAAGAGGCCGCGGAATTTTCATTTATTATGGCTCTGCCCGCTGTTTTCGGTGCCACAATTCTTCAGGCAAAACATTTGAATTCACTGGATTCCCTGATGATATTTCCTTATTTAACGGCGATGGTGGCTGCTTTTTTCAGCGGTTTGTTTGCTATCTTTCTGATGATGAAGCTTGTTAGAAAGGCCAGACTGGCCTATTTTGCAATCTACTGTTTAATTCTCGGGATTATAACAATAATATGGCTGTAG
- a CDS encoding DNA translocase FtsK, translating into MAVEKNYNEKTYDVLFLIFLFISIFLALSIYSYSPDDPSFSNIVFTDYKSEVHNYFGKLGAYSADFFGTIFGWSSLFLPLMFLFLTLNIYFVKKGKYSKGIVYVNALLFFLILAGMSLFTGFTGVDDFYFHLKYGGGVIGLVSRDFLASLIGDIGGIILSLFVVLSSVFLFIRINFTNFSFKQMKPNIKFNLKKSNSRKTTKERSPKKPPKKNGKKGDKSQKTSAGDTESEDEDVKVSDTFEPENVKKARYSIPLNLLEESEKISFAESEAELRQKGKILEEKLHDFGVNGHIREIKPGPVVTLYEFEPAPGVKVNKISNLENDLALAMSAVSVRIIAPIPGKSVVGIELPNKRRAAVSLRELINTKDFAKPESQLTIILGKDIAGKPYITDLTKMPHLLIAGTTGSGKSVSVNTIICSIIYKSSPENVKFVMVDPKMVELSVYEDIPHLAAPVVTDPRKAANVLKNVVEEMENRYTLLADNRVRNIDSYNEKASKSSEMEKMPYLVVVVDEFADLMIVAGKEVEQSIMRIAQMARAVGIHLILATQRPSVNVITGIIKANMPARLSFRVSSKTDSRTILDQNGAETLLGKGDSLFIPPGHSDPVRIHGCFVSEWEVNNIVTYLKKLGTPEYNMDLVKEDDPDAGDVDETEKDEKYYEALDLVQKKGTASISMVQRYLRIGYNRAARIIEIMEKEGVITPSDGTSKPREVIIKD; encoded by the coding sequence ATGGCTGTAGAGAAAAATTATAATGAAAAGACTTATGATGTTCTTTTTCTGATTTTTTTGTTTATCAGTATATTTCTTGCCTTATCTATTTATTCCTATTCCCCCGATGATCCCTCTTTTTCCAATATTGTTTTTACTGACTACAAATCGGAAGTGCACAATTATTTCGGCAAGCTCGGAGCCTATTCCGCTGATTTTTTCGGTACTATTTTCGGATGGTCATCACTTTTTCTGCCGTTAATGTTTTTATTTCTGACACTTAATATCTATTTTGTAAAAAAGGGTAAATATAGCAAAGGCATTGTATACGTCAATGCCCTGCTGTTTTTTCTTATTTTGGCAGGGATGAGCCTTTTTACAGGCTTTACAGGTGTTGATGACTTTTATTTTCACTTGAAATACGGAGGGGGCGTCATAGGCCTTGTTTCCAGAGATTTTCTTGCCTCACTGATCGGGGACATCGGCGGAATAATACTCTCTTTATTTGTGGTACTTTCTTCCGTTTTTCTTTTTATAAGAATCAATTTTACAAATTTCAGTTTTAAGCAGATGAAGCCAAATATAAAATTTAATCTTAAAAAATCAAATTCCCGAAAAACCACAAAGGAGCGTTCACCAAAAAAGCCGCCGAAAAAAAATGGTAAAAAAGGGGATAAATCTCAGAAAACATCTGCCGGAGATACTGAATCCGAAGATGAAGACGTAAAGGTTTCGGATACATTTGAGCCTGAGAATGTGAAAAAAGCAAGATACAGTATACCTTTAAATTTGCTGGAAGAATCTGAAAAAATCAGTTTTGCGGAATCCGAGGCAGAATTGAGACAGAAGGGTAAGATTCTGGAAGAAAAACTTCATGATTTTGGTGTTAACGGACATATCAGGGAAATAAAACCGGGTCCCGTTGTTACTCTCTATGAATTTGAGCCTGCCCCTGGGGTAAAAGTAAATAAGATATCCAATCTTGAGAATGATCTGGCTTTGGCCATGAGTGCCGTAAGTGTGCGCATAATAGCACCGATACCGGGTAAGTCGGTTGTGGGGATTGAACTGCCGAATAAGAGGAGAGCCGCAGTTTCTCTAAGAGAGCTGATAAACACGAAAGATTTTGCAAAGCCTGAATCACAGCTTACCATAATTCTCGGAAAAGATATCGCAGGCAAACCGTATATCACTGATCTTACAAAAATGCCCCATTTGCTGATAGCAGGCACTACGGGAAGCGGGAAATCTGTTTCCGTGAATACGATAATATGTTCGATAATTTATAAATCTTCACCTGAGAATGTAAAATTCGTAATGGTGGATCCTAAAATGGTTGAGTTGAGTGTATATGAAGATATCCCGCATTTGGCGGCACCGGTGGTTACCGACCCCAGAAAAGCTGCAAATGTGTTGAAGAATGTTGTGGAGGAGATGGAAAACAGGTATACCCTTTTGGCTGATAACAGAGTCAGGAATATAGATTCCTATAATGAAAAAGCTTCGAAAAGTTCTGAGATGGAAAAGATGCCTTATCTCGTTGTCGTGGTTGATGAGTTTGCCGATTTAATGATTGTTGCCGGTAAAGAGGTTGAGCAATCCATCATGAGAATTGCCCAGATGGCGAGAGCTGTTGGGATTCATTTAATTCTGGCCACCCAGAGGCCTTCCGTTAATGTGATTACCGGGATAATTAAAGCCAATATGCCCGCACGGCTTTCTTTTCGTGTTTCTTCAAAAACTGACTCAAGAACGATTCTGGATCAAAACGGTGCTGAAACACTTCTCGGTAAAGGTGACAGTCTTTTCATCCCGCCGGGGCACAGCGATCCCGTTCGCATTCACGGCTGTTTTGTAAGTGAATGGGAAGTTAACAATATTGTGACTTATCTGAAAAAACTGGGGACTCCGGAATATAATATGGATCTGGTAAAAGAAGATGACCCTGATGCCGGTGATGTTGATGAAACGGAGAAGGATGAGAAGTATTATGAAGCTCTTGATCTTGTTCAGAAAAAAGGTACGGCATCCATATCGATGGTTCAGAGATATTTAAGGATTGGTTATAACAGGGCTGCACGTATAATAGAAATTATGGAAAAAGAAGGGGTGATTACGCCGAGTGACGGTACATCCAAACCCAGGGAAGTAATTATAAAGGACTGA
- a CDS encoding dihydroorotate dehydrogenase-like protein codes for MADLSVKYMGLNLKHPVIAGASSLSKSIEGIRKLASAGASAVVIKSLFEEELRHDEDYGDDYHPEAYAYEISDAFVMYGTSNYLKLIEKAKAEVDIPVIASVNCLGGKWWTDFASEVESAGADALELNIAYLPFDKDEKPSEIEKKYSRIVSNVKKVVGIPVAAKIGQYFTNIPGIVSEIEKSGADAVVMFNRFYRLGIDIEKLEFKPVEFFSTEAETYSALRWVGTIFPQTNLDISATTGIHSADAAIQHILSGAKTLQVASAMYTKGEKVLQEIASGIERYLDENGYSSLDDIRGKMVESVENRRALERTQYMKVAGGYGVNV; via the coding sequence ATGGCCGATTTGTCAGTAAAATATATGGGACTTAACCTGAAACATCCTGTAATTGCCGGGGCATCATCCCTGAGCAAATCCATTGAGGGGATTAGAAAACTTGCATCAGCCGGAGCGTCGGCTGTGGTGATTAAATCGCTTTTTGAAGAGGAGCTGAGGCATGATGAGGATTACGGCGATGACTATCACCCGGAAGCATACGCCTATGAAATTTCGGATGCCTTTGTTATGTACGGCACAAGTAACTATTTGAAACTTATAGAAAAAGCAAAAGCGGAAGTGGACATTCCCGTGATTGCAAGTGTCAATTGCCTGGGCGGCAAGTGGTGGACGGATTTCGCATCTGAAGTGGAAAGTGCCGGCGCCGATGCTCTTGAGCTCAATATAGCTTACCTGCCATTTGACAAAGATGAAAAACCTTCAGAAATAGAAAAGAAATATTCCCGGATAGTTTCGAATGTGAAAAAAGTCGTTGGGATACCCGTTGCCGCTAAAATAGGACAGTATTTTACAAATATCCCCGGTATTGTTTCAGAGATTGAAAAAAGCGGGGCAGACGCAGTTGTAATGTTTAACAGGTTTTATAGACTCGGGATTGATATAGAAAAACTGGAGTTTAAACCGGTGGAATTTTTCAGCACCGAAGCTGAAACATACAGTGCACTAAGATGGGTGGGAACAATTTTTCCGCAGACTAATCTTGATATCTCCGCCACTACGGGTATCCATTCGGCGGATGCCGCTATTCAGCATATTCTCTCCGGTGCTAAAACGCTACAGGTGGCTTCAGCCATGTATACAAAGGGGGAGAAAGTCCTTCAGGAAATTGCTTCCGGAATAGAGCGTTATCTGGATGAAAACGGATATTCATCTCTTGATGATATCCGCGGTAAAATGGTGGAGAGTGTGGAAAACCGCCGGGCTCTGGAGCGTACCCAATATATGAAAGTAGCCGGCGGCTACGGAGTTAATGTTTAA
- the mqnC gene encoding cyclic dehypoxanthinyl futalosine synthase: MDRITAEEAKGLFERNDILQLGRLANEKMKHLHPGNYVTFVVDRNINYTNICTCKCKFCGFYKDKQENGAYLIDQDELAKKIEETTALGGTQILLQGGLHPGLDIQYYEELLGFIKKNFDIWIHGFSPPEIDHIAKLSSLTIEETFTRLKAAGLDSMPGGGAELLVDTERSRISPNKINSKQWLDIMRKAHFAGLRTSATMMFKKSDSVDNILEHLSKIRELQDETGGFTAFIPWPLQPDNTELDEEHSTAVDYLKVLSLSRIFLDNVRNIQVSWVTQGEKIGQTGLFFGGNDFGSLMIEENVVAACGATYSMSIDSILHNIREAGFVPAQRDMEYNIIKVFD; encoded by the coding sequence TTGGATAGGATTACAGCAGAGGAAGCCAAAGGGCTTTTTGAAAGAAATGATATACTTCAATTGGGCAGACTTGCCAATGAAAAAATGAAACATCTGCATCCGGGCAATTATGTGACTTTTGTGGTAGACAGGAATATTAACTATACTAACATTTGTACATGCAAATGCAAATTCTGCGGATTTTACAAAGACAAACAGGAAAACGGCGCTTATCTGATTGATCAGGATGAGCTTGCCAAAAAGATAGAAGAAACCACAGCTCTGGGGGGCACACAGATACTTCTGCAGGGAGGACTCCATCCCGGCCTTGATATTCAATACTACGAAGAACTGCTGGGATTTATTAAGAAAAATTTTGATATCTGGATTCACGGATTTTCTCCGCCTGAAATTGATCATATTGCAAAACTGAGCAGTCTTACCATTGAAGAAACATTTACCCGATTAAAAGCTGCCGGTCTCGATTCTATGCCGGGTGGCGGGGCGGAACTTCTTGTGGATACTGAGCGCTCCCGGATTAGCCCGAATAAAATCAATTCGAAACAGTGGCTTGATATTATGCGTAAAGCACATTTCGCAGGGCTCAGAACTTCTGCCACAATGATGTTTAAGAAAAGTGATTCGGTTGATAATATTCTTGAGCACCTTTCAAAAATCAGAGAGCTGCAGGATGAAACAGGTGGTTTTACAGCTTTTATTCCGTGGCCTTTGCAGCCGGATAATACGGAGCTGGATGAAGAACACTCAACTGCTGTTGACTATCTGAAAGTTTTGTCGCTAAGCAGGATTTTTCTGGATAATGTTAGGAACATACAGGTTTCCTGGGTTACCCAGGGTGAAAAGATAGGGCAAACCGGCTTGTTTTTCGGCGGCAATGATTTTGGCAGTCTTATGATAGAGGAAAATGTTGTGGCGGCATGCGGTGCAACATACTCAATGAGTATAGACTCGATTCTGCATAACATAAGAGAGGCCGGGTTTGTGCCGGCTCAGAGGGACATGGAGTACAATATAATCAAGGTATTTGATTGA